The sequence GTGACCTACAACGAGATCGTCACCCTCGGCGCCGGGCCATGGACGGTCACGGTGTTCGATGTGACCGCAGGGCAAAACCTCGCCGTGTTCACGGAAACGGACACCGCCAGCGTATCCGCCGCCGGCACCCAGCTGAGCATCACGCTGCCGCAGGCGCTTGAGTTCTTCAACCAATACAGGGTCACTCTTACGGAGGGGATCGTCAGGGACGCGGCGGGGAACATCTCCCCCGAGGTCGCGGGGGCGGCATGGGAGTTTACCACCGGCGCACCCTTCGCGGCCGGGCAGGTGGTCATTAGCCAGGTATATGGCGGAGGCGGCAACGCATCGGCCCAGTTCACCAACGACTTCATCGAGCTCTACAACACCACCGCAAATCCGATCTCCCTGAGCGGCTGGTCCGTCCAGTATGCCTCGGCGACCGGAACCACATGGTCGGCCAGCAACCTGGAAGGCGTGATCCAGTCGGGCGGCTATTTCCTCGTCCAGCTGGCTGCTGGCCTGAACAATACCCTCCCACCATCGGAACCGCTCCCCATCCCGGACTCCACGGGGACTCTCGCCTTGTCCGGCACCAACGGCAAAGTCGCGCTCTCGAATTCCATCACTCCGCTCTCCGGATCGAACCCTGCGAGCGACCCTGCGGTGAGCGATCTGGTGGGTTATGGGACAGCCAACGGCTTCGAGGGAACCGCCGCCGCCTCCGGACTTAGCAACACCACGGCGGCGATCCGCAAGGTGGCGGGCAGCCAGGACACAAACGACAATGCGGCGGACTTCACCACCGGCCCGCCTGCCCCGAGAAACAGCTCCTCACCCCCGTTCATACCCGGTGCGGACGGCAGCGGCAGCGCCTTGGCCTCGAACGCAACGGCCGGCTCCGCACTCCTTGGCTCCGGGATTTTCCCTTCCATGGCATCCGGCCAAACCCTGAAAATCGATCTCAGCGGCACCTTCCCCGGGGCGACGCTGACGGATGTGGAAATCGACATCCCGTCCGGATTCGGCGTTCCTAACAGCGGGAACCTAACCTTGTCCGGGCCCGCGGCCGGCAGTGGCTCGGCGACCGCAAACGGCCAGACCATCTCGGTCAGCGGGGTCGTCATCACGCAGGCAAACCCGCTCTCCATTGCCATCGGCGGCCTCAGCGTCCCGGATATCTCCATGGATCCCAATGACGCGGGGACACGCAGCTTCACGATCCGCACCGCATCGGGCGGTGGGACACTCACGGCGATTGTGGCCTCGCCATCGGTGCGGGTCGCCATGCCCGTCGCGGATATCGCAACGCTGCGTGCGGTCACGCTTCCCACCCCCAAGGCCTACCTCATCGGCACCGAGGCCATCGTCACCTACGTGGAGTCCGGCAATTTCCGCAACCAGCACTACATCCAGGACGCAACCGCGGGCATACTCATCGATGACCAGCCGGTGAGGCTGGGCGCATCCTACCTTGCGGGCAACGGCCTCAGCAACCTTGTCGGCGGGCTGACCTCATTCGGCGGCATACTCCAGTTCACCCCGGTCGCGGCGACTGCCAGTGTGACCTCGACGGGCAACGCCCCGGCGCCAGCCGTGGTCTCGCTCGCCGATTTCATGGCCAGCCCGGACACCTACCAGTCACAGCTCGTGCGGGTGAACGGAATCACTTTCCAGGATGCCACGGGAGCATTCGCCAACAACGGCACACGGGTGCTTGTGCAAGGCGCTGACACCGGAAATTTCAGGACTTTCTTCAATGCCGAATACACCGGAACGGCACCCCCCGCCGGCACCTTCGACATGATCGCCATCGCGCGCAGGACCACCGACGGTTCCGCAGGATCGCTTTCCCCCCGCCAGCTCGCCGATTTCATCACCGGCTCGCCCCCGGCGCCGGATTACCAGGACTTCGCGGACAATTTCGCCGGCGGGCCAGGCCCCTTGCTGGACTTCGACAACGACGGGGTTCCCAACGGACTCGAATATCTCTTCGGGGTCTCCTCCGGCGGCTTCACGCCCACCCCGCAGATCGCCAACGGAGAGATCTCATGGCCCATCGATCCGACCCGCACGGATGTCGGGTTCATCGTCGAGACCTCATCGGATCTTGTAAACTGGGATCCAGTTCTCATCGGAGATCTTGACCTTTCTGATCCAAACACCGTCAGGTATGTCGTTCCCAGCGGCACAGATCCGTTCTTCGTCCGGATAGGCGCTACGTTTCCCTAGTTATCTTCGTTAGGATCGTTCGGAAAATCAGGCCGGATTTTCCAGTTCGGTCCTGACGTCTTTCTTCGGAGCGAAACGAGGGCCAAGGTGCTGCGGATGCTTACTTTCTTCTTGGGGTGGTGGTCCGCAACCGTATTCGGCAGTGATGGCCGGTTCACCCAAATTCAGGTTCACGTAAAAAGCGTCCGATTCCCGTGATTCGTCATTGAATGGACTCGATGAGCAGGAAGAAACAAAACGCGCAGCACCCGTCAGAGGCCTCCATCCCCTTCGGATCCCTGGATGCACTCGGCGATCTGCCCGCCGGCTGGCAGGAACCGGCTCCCTCCATTCCTGTGAAAACCTCCAAACGGAGACACATAAACACCAATCGGGGCAGGGTGGACATCATCCGCTCAGGAGCCCATCGCGGCGGCAAAGGCGTCACCATCGCCAAAAAATTCAACGGCATCTGCCTTGCCGGGAAACAGAGCCTCGCGAAGAAAATCCAGAAAGCCTGCGGCGTAGGCGGCACCGTGAAAAACGGCGACATCGAGATCCAGGGCGTCAAGAGAGATGAGGTGAAGCGCATCCTAACCGAAGCCGGACTCAAGCCGGTCTTCTCCGGCGGATGAATCCGGAACGGGCTTCCATGAGTGGCTGCGAAATGCAGGGCATGACAATGATTTTCATGCTCCTGCAGGCATTCAGGATCTTGATCCCGTGATCTCAGATACAAGGTTATGTGCCTGAACGCCAGCCCATGCCAACCTGGGAAATCCGGCAATACTT comes from Akkermansiaceae bacterium and encodes:
- a CDS encoding Ig-like domain-containing protein, whose protein sequence is MNTTRSRASIGYFRKAAASAFLLASLALPHAAQAQTAHFMSTGDFSENFDDIADTAAWPNGFLSTEPWASVATDTTGTVPSATRITTSTATFSTGSSGGVQRGTQNIQLLSTGGNPGNTTSAAIDLLLDFTNRNAGTLSFDAATVFNGTGNREGEIKAYYTTDGIAWTEITGGGLPYTATNNLTGSAAVSVQLPAALDGAASARFRFYYYNKASVGTVSGSRPKISIDNLTVTSTAAGPDTTKPTLAGRLPAPDEPAAPIDTQLTITFSEPVVAGAGNVTLYAASAPSTPLQVFAASSGLSEGASVSFTPSAALAYETSYFVTVDATAFADAAGNTFDGISSPSGWAFTTAPEPAPVPPLIVSVTPGFNAVDVPLGDVSLEIEYDVALLRGSGTFNVFDIDDFDFPPTPVATYDVSDPAQVAITGSSVSFVTPFTGAAGKTYYIEAPAGLFLSVAGNVESKAFGFGTGDVYWQFQMETPDVTPPAIVSTSPQNGQGAASTSVLRVTYNEIVTLGAGPWTVTVFDVTAGQNLAVFTETDTASVSAAGTQLSITLPQALEFFNQYRVTLTEGIVRDAAGNISPEVAGAAWEFTTGAPFAAGQVVISQVYGGGGNASAQFTNDFIELYNTTANPISLSGWSVQYASATGTTWSASNLEGVIQSGGYFLVQLAAGLNNTLPPSEPLPIPDSTGTLALSGTNGKVALSNSITPLSGSNPASDPAVSDLVGYGTANGFEGTAAASGLSNTTAAIRKVAGSQDTNDNAADFTTGPPAPRNSSSPPFIPGADGSGSALASNATAGSALLGSGIFPSMASGQTLKIDLSGTFPGATLTDVEIDIPSGFGVPNSGNLTLSGPAAGSGSATANGQTISVSGVVITQANPLSIAIGGLSVPDISMDPNDAGTRSFTIRTASGGGTLTAIVASPSVRVAMPVADIATLRAVTLPTPKAYLIGTEAIVTYVESGNFRNQHYIQDATAGILIDDQPVRLGASYLAGNGLSNLVGGLTSFGGILQFTPVAATASVTSTGNAPAPAVVSLADFMASPDTYQSQLVRVNGITFQDATGAFANNGTRVLVQGADTGNFRTFFNAEYTGTAPPAGTFDMIAIARRTTDGSAGSLSPRQLADFITGSPPAPDYQDFADNFAGGPGPLLDFDNDGVPNGLEYLFGVSSGGFTPTPQIANGEISWPIDPTRTDVGFIVETSSDLVNWDPVLIGDLDLSDPNTVRYVVPSGTDPFFVRIGATFP
- a CDS encoding translation initiation factor, translating into MSRKKQNAQHPSEASIPFGSLDALGDLPAGWQEPAPSIPVKTSKRRHINTNRGRVDIIRSGAHRGGKGVTIAKKFNGICLAGKQSLAKKIQKACGVGGTVKNGDIEIQGVKRDEVKRILTEAGLKPVFSGG